A window from Podospora bellae-mahoneyi strain CBS 112042 chromosome 1 map unlocalized CBS112042p_1, whole genome shotgun sequence encodes these proteins:
- a CDS encoding uncharacterized protein (EggNog:ENOG503P2EM; COG:A), translating to MEKQRPVIELDGRTGEGGGQLVRIACALAAVATVPIRITHVRGNREGPRGGAKGGGLKSQHVTAIEYLATATNAEVDGLSVGSHTLDFRPRLKPSSLKSRTIKIEADSPAASTLLIFQAIFPFLLFSGSSDKVDEPITLELSGGTNVSFSLSYEYLDQVLLPTLENAFGIVVQRKLISRGWSLGKASRGKCSFQFNPLRAGETLTFKDNGLGEIYGGGPGDVDLEAIDVSMIVPFAMQESMMQALVTDLEEMFPDVEVNFKVTEDSGQDSRIYVLLVGRSGELRWGRDMLTSTPKKTKAKGSAMSSESLSQSLSRKLCKELFDEVSAGGVVDEFLQDQLAIFQALAEGKTSFPRTHDENGELEQAMNKLSLDEKLRKDKTIIPFGEGSLHAKTARWVTAELVPEVKWYNKGRICHGVGMQMEKVSTR from the exons ATGGAAAAGCAACGACCCGTTATCGAACTCGACGGGAGGacaggtgaaggaggcggccaGCTGGTGCGCATAGCATgtgccctcgccgccgtcgccaccGTCCCAATCCGCATAACACATGTCCGTGGGAATCGTGAAGGCCCTCGGGGAGGTGCCAAAGGCGGAG GTCTCAAATCCCAACACGTCACCGCCATCGAATATCTCGCCACAGCAACCAACGCCGAAGTCGACGGACTCTCCGTCGGCTCTCACACCCTCGATTTCCGCCCTCGCCtcaagccctcctccctcaaatcccGCACCATCAAGATTGAAGCCGACTCCCCCGCCGCTTCgaccctcctcatcttccaggccatctttcccttccttctATTTTCTGGCAGCAGCGACAAGGTCGACGAGCCAATAACGCTCGAGCTCTCGGGCGGAACCAacgtctccttctccctcagctACGAGTACCTCGACCAAGTCCTCTTACCAACCCTCGAAAACGCCTTTGGCATCGTCGTGCAGCGGAAGCTGATTTCCCGCGGGTGGAGTCTAGGTAAAGCATCACGGGGAAAGTGCTCGTTTCAGTTCAACCCTCTTAGGGCAGGGGAGACGTTAACGTTCAAGGACAATGGGTTGGGCGAGATTTACGGCGGTGGTCCGGGGGATGTCGATCTCGAAGCTATTGACGTGTCGATGATCGTCCCCTTTGCCATGCAAGAGTCCATGATGCAGGCACTCGTGACAgacttggaggagatgtttcCTGATGTGGAGGTCAATTTCAAGGTGACGGAGGATTCGGGGCAGGACTCAAGGATATACGTCCTGCTGGTAGGAAGATCGGGCGAACtaaggtgggggagggatatgCTCACTTCGACGCCGAAGAAGACAAAGGCTAAGGGGTCGGCGATGAGCTCGGAGTCGTTGAGCCAGAGTTTGTCGAGGAAGTTGTGCAAGGAACTGTTTGACGAAGTTTCTGCGGGGGGCGTGGTGGATGAGTTTTTGCAGGACCAGCTGGCAATTTTCCAGGCTTTGGCTGAGGGAAAGACGTCGTTCCCGCGGACTCATGATGAGAATGGCGAGTTGGAGCAGGCCATGAACAAGCTCAGCCTGGATGAGAAGTTACGGAAGGATAAGACTATCATTCCGTTTGGAGAGGGGAGTTTGCATGCCAAGACAGCCAGGTGGGTGACGGCGGAGCTGGTGCCTGAGGTCAAGTGGTACAACAAGGGGAGGATATGCCATGGTGTTGGTATGCAGATGGAGAAGGTGTCAACGCGGTAA
- a CDS encoding uncharacterized protein (BUSCO:EOG09261HB6; COG:O; EggNog:ENOG503NVU4) — MSSLTSNNKVQLAATAVVSAAVAAGAILSYQRLQKDSRLNRLKQSIPNPGDDESGVQKLTRVGPLPKPDKEDEHNFLLAQRAQAGDFDDELVLEQLARNRVFLSDQGLSKLRNAFVIIVGCGGVGSHACAALSRSGVSKIRLIDFDQVTLSSLNRHAVATLADVGLPKVQCLQRRLCAITPWTKFDLRLQKFDGSVAGDLLGDWEGGQRPDFVIDAIDNIESKVELLKYCHDNGLPVISAMGAGTKSDPTRVMVGDIGASFEDGLSRATRRKLKLLGVTSGIPVVYSTEKMGEGKAALLPLSEEEFKKGDVRDLGALPDFRVRILPVLGTMPAVFGYVAANHVILKITGYPMDYQPAKARDKMYEAILAYVQASEEKVVRMIEGGRTDVCVGLKVPITPGDIAFLVEEAFRGRSAVTGVPTKLMLIRWRKPATTTLVRIGEGKDEQKSSNLRLRDLVCMTKEEAVRHQKEVLLGDKSLKDLYSQEVIELVERQQEEAEAYERHRP; from the exons ATGtcatccctcaccagcaacaacaaggtGCAACTAGCCGCAACAGCCGTCGTCTCCGCAgccgtcgccgccggcgCAATCCTTAGCTACCAACGACTCCAAAAAGACTCACGGCTCAACCGCTTAAAGCAgtccatccccaacccaggcGACGACGAATCCGGTGTCCAAAAA CTCACCCGCGtcggccccctccccaaacccgaCAAAGAAGACGAAcacaacttcctcctcgcccagcgCGCCCAAGCAGGCGACTTCGACGACGAGCTCGTCCTCGAGCAGCTCGCCCGCAACCGCGTCTTCCTCTCCGACCAAGGCCTCTCCAAACTCCGCAATGCCTTCGTGATCATCGTCGGCTGCGGCGGCGTCGGCTCCCACGCCTGCGCtgccctctcccgctccggCGTGAGCAAAATCCGCCTCATCGACTTTGACCAAgtcaccctctcctctctcaaTCGTCACGCCGTCGCCACCCTCGCAGACGTCGGTCTCCCCAAAGTCCAGTGTCTCCAGCGCAGGTTGTGCGCCATAACACCGTGGACAAAGTTTGATCTGAGGCTTCAAAAGTTTGATGGGTCGGTGGCGGGGGATCTACTCGGGGATTGGGAAGGCGGGCAGAGGCCGGATTTTGTGATTGATGCAATTGACAACATTGAGAGCAAGGTCGAGCTGCTCAAGTACTGTCACGACAATGGGCTGCCTGTGATTTCGGCCATGGGGGCGGGCACGAAGAGCGATCCCAccagggtgatggtgggggataTCGGGGCGAGTTTCGAGGATGGGCTTTCCagggcgacgaggaggaagctgaAGCTTTTGGGGGTCACGAGCGGGATTCCGGTGGTGTACTCGACCGAGAAGATGGGCGAGGGCAAGGCGGCGCTTTTGCCGctgtcggaggaggagttcaagAAGGGGGATGTCAGGGATTTGGGTGCGCTGCCGGATTTTAGGGTGAGGATTCTGCCCGTGTTGGGAACTATGCCGGCGGTTTTTGGATATGTGGCTGCGAATCATGTCATTTTGAAGATTACCG GCTACCCAATGGACTACCAACCCGCCAAGGCCCGCGACAAGATGTACGAGGCCATCCTCGCCTACGTTCAGGCcagcgaggagaaggtggtgcGCATGATCGAAGGAGGCCGCACCGACGTCTGCGTCGGTCTCAAGGTGCCCATCACACCCGGAGACATCGCCTTCTTGGTCGAAGAGGCCTTCAGAGGCAGAAGTGCCGTGACCGGCGTCCCCACAAAGCTCATGCTCATCCGGTGGAGGAagcccgccaccaccaccctcgtccGCATCGGCGAGGGCAAAGACGAGCAAAAGTCTTCCAACCTCAGGCTCCGTGACTTGGTCTGCatgaccaaggaggaggctgtcaGGCATCAGAAAGAGGTGCTTTTGGGCGACAAGTCTCTCAAGGACCTCTACAGCCAAGAGGTCATCGAGCTCGTGGAGAGGCAGCaagaggaggccgaggcctATGAACGGCACAGGCCTTGA
- a CDS encoding uncharacterized protein (COG:Q; EggNog:ENOG503P33Z) encodes MAKTVLITGAAGGLGKAIADAFLAGGANVAVCDVNPQRITAVEEEWTKSYDGKFLAQQADVTDEAAVQILVDATVSKFGRLDVLINNAGVMDDFSPVGACSKETWDRVLNINLNGPYTTSKVAIAQFEKQDPVGGIIINMGSNASIHGFKAGAAYTVSKAGVMALTKNTAGFYGPKGIYSIALLLGGMNTNITDAFAKGMHMEAFQAISASQSPAGLEKMVPIESVAKYCVFLSEKDIATSANGSCVVFNNNWPEA; translated from the coding sequence ATGGCCAAGACAGTCCTCATCACCGGTGCCGCTGGCGGTCTCGGAAAGGCAATCGCCGATGCTTTCCTCGCCGGCGGTGCCAATGTTGCCGTGTGCGACGTCAACCCTCAGCGAATCACGGCTGTCGAAGAGGAATGGACCAAGTCCTATGACGGCAAATTCCTCGCTCAACAAGCCGACGTAACAGACGAGGCCGCTGTCCAAATTCTTGTCGATGCCACTGTCTCCAAATTCGGCCGCCTGGACGTTTTaatcaacaacgccggcgTCATGGATGACTTCTCTCCCGTGGGCGCATGCTCCAAGGAGACATGGGACCGTgtcctcaacatcaacctcaacgggccatacaccacctccaaggtCGCCATCGCCCAGTTCGAGAAGCAAGATCCCGTCGgtggcatcatcatcaacatggGCTCCAACGCCAGCATCCATGGATTCAAGGCCGGAGCGGCTTACACAGTATCCAAGGCTGGTGTCATGGCGTTGACCAAGAACACGGCCGGCTTCTACGGGCCAAAGGGTATCTACAGCATCGCATTGCTTCTGGGCGGCATGAACACCAACATTACTGATGCCTTCGCCAAGGGCATGCACATGGAGGCGTTCCAAGCCATCTCTGCTTCTCAGTCGCCTGCGGGTCTCGAGAAAATGGTGCCTATTGAGAGCGTGGCCAAGTATTGCGTGTTTTTGTCGGAGAAGGATATTGCGACGAGCGCAAATGGGTCTTGCGTTGTGTTTAACAATAACTGGCCTGAGGCGTAA
- a CDS encoding uncharacterized protein (EggNog:ENOG503PI7T) — translation MKVTSLAAALAATLSVAIAEMAATQEMAAAQADWPEWPNWEDLDWTLEEVSPLVVGKGKGGKGQDIVEISIIDPTIEILPFGKGKGKGWGKGNSNKPAPLPQGFKCKPGSYACEWSERKGSGWKVCNVLGEWVYGGSCGKRERCEFNLANKSPYCLPYSYL, via the exons ATGAAggtcacctccctcgccgccgccctcgccgccaccctctccgTCGCCATCGCCGAGATGGCCGCCACCCAAGAGATGGCCGCCGCCCAGGCTGACTGGCCCGAGTGGCCCAACTGGGAGGACCTCGACTGGACCCTCGAGGAGGTCTCCCCCCTCGTTgtcggcaagggcaagggcggcAAGGGCCAGGACATTGTCGAGATCTCCATCATCGACCCCACCATCGAGATTCTCCCCttcggcaagggcaagggcaagggctGGGGCAagggcaacagcaacaagcccGCTCCTCTCCCTCAGGGGTTCAAGTGCAAGCCTGGCAGCTACGCCTGCGAATGGTccgagaggaaggggagtggGTGGAAGGTATGCAACGTTttgggggagtgggtg TACGGCGGCTCCTGCGgcaagagggagaggtgcgAGTTCAATTTGGCCAACAAGAGCCCTTACTGCTTGCCTTACTCTTACTTGTAA
- a CDS encoding uncharacterized protein (EggNog:ENOG503NUND; COG:I), with the protein MRFQLVPETQTALVLLRRRASLPCSRIKTRWLGVGKLGVRRSSGLARSISEGRRHVPLLRMTIPEHFNTMAEKYADHRAVTSVPAIRNVNKSLLGYEVHWNPRTLTYRELDSISNILAHSLRAQGVQKGDRVAVSLGNCWEFAALTYAVYKLGAILVPLNPQFNAEQVTAALNHLEVKLLIINAMTDLAYKPGQGRSNIPLLKTIVPDLTTGTIKSPTVKSLEKVIVVDNSKTHFPSPPKISEYPSLTPFDTIWLHDAKHIDPIIPDSPLSPSETINIQFTSGTTSHPKAAMLTHENILNNGHLIAQRMGLDPSDRIICPPPLFHCFGCILGYMACATTGAEIMFPSPAFDPAATIVMAHKEKATGLYGVATMFVSMFEELANPKHRKNYLRPVYENLQKGEKAFPLLKKGIAAGSSVPQSLMHKIYATFGLEDLVICYGMTETSPVSCMTTPDDPFEKRTSTVGRVMPHTTVKIVDPENKGRILPIGEKGELAAAGYLVMKGYWGDEGRTNEVRVAERDEDGQERVWMYSGDEASMDEEGYVAITGRIKDLIIRGGENIHPLEIENCLFQHEYVAEVSVVGVPCDRHGESVGAFVIAHEGVGVEMEGMESDKDVGEEGKKVLTAEMVREWVRSRLSAHLVPKHVWFVREYPKTASGKIQKFKLRDMAKRWLLEAEERKQQQ; encoded by the exons ATGAGATTCCAGTTGGTGCCAGAGACTCAAACGGCTctggtgctgctgcgaaGGCGTGCGAGCCTGCCTTGCAGTCGCATCAAGACGAGATGGCTAGGCGTTGGAAAGTTGGGTGTGCGGAGAAGCAGTGGTTTGGCAAGGAGCATCAGTGAAGGGCGTCGTCAT GTTCCATTACTGAGAATGACCATCCCCGAACACTTCAATACCATGGCGGAGAAATACGCCGACCATAGGGCAGTGACCAGTGTGCCTGCCATTCGCAACGTGAACAAGTCCTTGCTGGGCTATGAAGTCCACTGGAACCCGCGTACCCTCACCTACCGAGAACTTgactccatctccaacatccTCGCACATTCGTTGCGAGCGCAAGGAGTCCAGAAAGGCGACAGAGTTGCTGTCAGCCTGGGAAACTGCTGGGAGTTTGCTGCCCTCACCTATGCAGTCTACAAATTAGGCGCTATTCTCGTCCCGCTGAACCCTCAGTTCAACGCTGAGCAAGTCACAGCTGCCCTAAACCATCTCGAGGTCaaactcctcatcatcaacgccatgaCAGACCTCGCATACAAGCCCGGCCAAGGAAGAAGTAACATACCCTTACTCAAGACCATCGTCCCAGACCTCACCACAGGCACCATCAAAAGCCCAACAGTGAAAAGCCTCGAAAAAGTAATCGTCGTGGACAACTCAAAAACACACTTCCCCAGCCCCCCAAAGATCTCGGAATACCCATCCCTCACCCCGTTCGACACCATATGGCTCCACGACGCGAAACACATcgaccccatcatccccgactcccccctttccccgtcAGAAACAATCAACATCCAATTCACCTCgggcaccacctcccaccccaaagCAGCGATGCTCACCCACGAAAACATCCTCAACAACGGCCACCTCATCGCCCAGCGTATGGGTCTCGACCCCTCGGATCGAATCAtctgcccccctcccttgTTCCACTGCTTTGGCTGCATCCTGGGGTACATGGCCTGCGCGACCACGGGGGCAGAAATCATGTTCCCCTCCCCGGCCTTTGACCCAGCCGCCACGATCGTCATGGCCCACAAGGAAAAAGCCACGGGTCTGTACGGGGTGGCAACAATGTTTGTGTCCATGTTTGAGGAGCTCGCCAACCCGAAACATCGAAAGAATTATCTACGGCCCGTCTACGAGAACTTACAAAAGGGCGAGAAGGCGTTCCCGTTGCTGAAAAAGGGGATCGCGGCGGGGAGTTCGGTGCCGCAGAGTTTGATGCACAAGATTTACGCCACTTTTGGGTTGGAGGACCTGGTGATTTGCTATGGGATGACGGAGACGAGCCCGGTGAGCTGCATGACTACGCCTGATGATCCGTTCGAGAAGAGGACGAGTACGGTGGGCAGGGTGATGCCGCATACGACGGTCAAGATTGTTGACCCGGAGAATAAGGGGAGGATATTGCCGattggggagaagggggagttggcggcggcggggtatTTGGTTATGAAGGGGTACTGGGGGGACGAGGGGAGGACGAacgaggtgagggtggcggaacgggatgaggatggacaGGAGAGGGTCTGGATGTACAGCGGGGATGAGGCGAGtatggatgaggagggctaTGTGGCTATCACAGGGAGGATTAAGGATTTGATTAtcaggggaggggagaataTCCATCCGCTGGAGATTGAGAACTGTTTGTTTCAGCATGAGTACGTCGCCGAGGTAAGCGTGGTTGGGGTGCCGTGTGACAGGCACGGGGAGAGTGTGGGCGCGTTTGTGATTGCGCATGAGGGGGTCggggtggagatggaagggATGGAGAGTGATAaggatgttggggaggagggcaagaaggtgtTGACTGCGGAaatggtgagggagtgggtgaggAGTCGGCTGAGCGCGCATTTGGTGCCGAAGCATGTTTGGTTTGTGAGGGAGTACCCCAAGACAGCGAGTGGGAAGATTCAGAAGTTCAAGTTGAGGGATATGGCGAAGAGGTGGttgctggaggcggaggagaggaagcaaCAACAATGA
- a CDS encoding uncharacterized protein (EggNog:ENOG50COG2105; COG:F), whose product MSTTTSNSPNPNPNTPAAPSGPGSTKIAGKLELLSRQNRYQPPLSSSSSARSSLFPIHLGLFAYGTLTVDAVMHALLDRVPPSTLTSAPGWRAAGLPGLPYPGLVADPTSVAPGRAYNDLTEREWAILDSFENPKYDVARVTLASGAEALAYIWPADPPALTTTWTVDFIDTEGMEDYLAMCLEFRQDWEESQMSKTS is encoded by the exons atgtccaccaccacatctaacagccccaacccaaaccccaacacccccgcAGCGCCTAGTGGGCCCGGCTCCACCAAAATCGCGGGGAAGCTGGAGTTGCTGTCCCGGCAGAACCGCTACCAACCGCCGctatcgtcatcatcatcagcccgctcctccctcttcccaatccacctcggcctcttCGCCTACGGCACATTAACCGTCGATGCGGTGATGCACGCCCTGCTAGACCGGGTGCCGCCGTCAACGCTGACTTCAGCACCCGGGTGGAGAGCAGCTGGCTTGCCGGGTTTACC ATACCCAGGGCTTGTCGCCGACCCGACAAGTGTGGCACCAGGGAGGGCCTACAATGACCTCACAGAGCGAGAATGGGCCATTTTGGACTCTTTTGAGAATCCAAAGTACGACGTCGCGCGGGTCACTCTTGCCAGTGGCGCTGAAGCGCTGGCCTATATCTGGCCTGCTGATCCCCCTGCGCTGACGACCACTTGGACGGTTGACTTCATCGATACTGAAGGCATGGAAGACTACCTAGCCATGTGTTTGGAATTCAGGCAGGACTGGGAGGAGAGCCAGATGTCAAAGACTTCCTGA
- the och1 gene encoding alpha-1,6-mannosyltransferase Och1 (EggNog:ENOG503NUUF; COG:G; CAZy:GT32): MLTFRRALVAAVFFIAVLFLTTRSSSPAASAAAVEYPKVQPGAEAAMQESQTTVSSGKKAADDQAVQNGGHQGGPPKQKPMKDMSRMTLYEKLAYQFPYDVETKFPAYIWQTWKWTPAHGEFTFREQEATWTEQHPGFIHEVITDQVAVHLLRLLYGSVPEVLEAYEALPLPVLKADFFRYLILLARGGIYSDIDTYAIRSALEWVPESVPRDQIGLVIGIEADPDRPDWKDWYSRRIQFCQWTIQSKPGHPVLREVVSRITEQVLKRKRAGSLKDVVDKDVIEFTGPALWTDIIFGYFNDERYFDMENSVGLIDWKNFTGMETARRVGDVIVLPITSFSPGVQQMGAKDYDDPMAFVKHDFEGTWKPESERHIGEQ, encoded by the exons ATGCTCACCTTCCGCCGCGCCCTCGTGGCCGCGGTGTTTTTCATCGctgtcctcttcctcacaaCACGATCGTCATCACCGGCTGCCTCGGCGGCAGCTGTCGAGTATCCAAAAGTACAGCCCGGAGCAGAGGCCGCGATGCAGGAATCGCAAACAACGGTGTCTTCTGGGAAAAAAGCTGCCGACGACCAGGCGGTACAAAATGGCGGACATCAGGGCGGCCCGCCGAAGCAGAAGCCGATGAAGGATATGTCAAGAATGACGCTTTACGAGAAGCTCGCCTACCAGTTTCCCTACGATGTCGAGACGAAATTCCCAGCTTATATTTGGCAAACGTGGAAATGGACACCAGCGCACGGAGAGTTTACCTTTCGCGAGCAGGAGGCGACATGGACGGAGCAGCACCCAGGGTTTATCCACGAGGTCATCACCGATCAGGTTGCTGTGCACCTGCTCCGTCTCCTCTACGGATCAGTTCCCGAGGTTCTGGAGGCGTATGAGgcgcttcctcttcctgtgCTCAAGGCCGATTTCTTCCGCTACTTGATCCTGCTCGCCAGAGGAGGTATCTATTCCGACATCGACACGTATGCAATCCGCAGCGCGCTCGAGTGGGTCCCCGAATCAGTCCCGCGCGACCAGATCGGATTGGTTATTGGAATCGAGGCGGATCCGGATCGTCCGGATTGGAAGGATTGGTACAGCCGAAGAATTCAGTTTTGCCAGTGGACCATCCAGAGCAAGCCCGGTCACCCTGTGCTGAGAGAAGTGGTGTCCCGCATTACGGAACAGGtcctgaagaggaagagagccGGTTCGCTCAAGGATGTTGTCGACAAGGATGTTATTGAATTTACTGGCCCAGCCCTTTGGACGGATATTATCTTCGGGTACTTCAACGACGAGCGGTACTTCGACATGGAGAATTCGGTCGGCCTGATTGACTGGAAGAATTTTACTGGCATGGAGACGGCAAGACGTGTGGGAGATGTCATCGTgctccccatcaccagcttCTCACCAGGTGTACAACAGATGGGGGCCAAAGATTACGACGATCCTATGGCGTTTGTGAAGCACGATTTCGAGG GCACATGGAAACCTGAGAGCGAGCGTCACATTGGCGAGCAATGA